The sequence GAAAAGCAGATCTGGTTCTATGGGTGTTGTAGGTGGCAATGATGAAAGAGAGCAGACCCTTAACCAGCTCTTAACGGAAATGGATGGATTTGCTTCTACAGACAAGCCAGTCATTGTCTTAGCCGCGACTAATCAGCCAGAAGTTCTTGATGCTGCGCTTTTGCGCCCAGGCCGTTTTGATAGACAAGTTTTAGTTGATAGACCAGATCTTTCTGGGCGCAAAACGATTCTTGAGATCTACGTCAAGAAAGTGAAGTTAGCCTCAGGAGTTGATTTGGATCTAATTGCACAAGCAACTAGTGGTTTTGCAGGTGCTGATTTGGCGAACATGGTTAATGAGGCAGCTTTACTAGCGGCCAGAGCCAAGAGAAACCAGGTTGAACAAAAAGACCTTAATGAGGCTATTGAAAGAGTTGTTGCTGGTCTTGAAAAGAAGAGTCGAGTCCTTCAAGAAGATGAGAAGAAAGTTGTTGCTTATCACGAAGTTGGTCATGCAATAGTTGGCCACTTAATGCCTGGAGGAAGCAAGGTGGCCAAAATTTCTATAGTCCCAAGGGGAATGAGTGCTCTTGGATATACATTGCAGTTACCCACTGAAGAAAGATTCTTGAATTCCAAAGAGGATCTACAAGGGCAAATAGCAACTTTGCTTGGAGGTAGATCTGCTGAAGAGATTGTATTTGGCAAGATAACTACTGGAGCTTCAAATGATTTGCAGAGAGCGACTGATTTGGCTGAACAGATGGTGGGCACATATGGAATGAGCGAAATTTTGGGACCTCTTGCTTATGACAAACAAGGTGGAGGTTCTTTCTTGGGAGGTAACAACAATCCAAGGAGGGCTGTAAGTGATGCAACTGCTCAGGCAATAGATAAGGAAGTAAGAAGTCTTGTTGATCTGGCCCATGAAAATGCATTGAAGATTCTTCGACACAATCTCCCTTTGTTGGAAAATATCTCTCAGGAGATTCTTCAAAAAGAAGTAATTGAAGGTGATCAGCTCAAGGAGATGCTTGCACAAAGCACTATGCCTAAAGAAATCATTTCGGCATTAAACACTTGACTAAATAGTCTTTTTCTTCCATAACAACTTTTTAAAGCTTCCTCCATGGCCGAAATTTCCCATGGTGTCGCTGCCGTTCTTTCTTCTCTCAAAGGCGGGGACTTCCTTTCTTCATCTGATTTCAAGTCAGAACAAATAGTTGCTTTACTTGATTTGGCAGCTCAGCTTAAAAAAGGTGATCGCCGAATCGATCTTGGTAATCGTGTTTTGGGTTTGATTTTTACCAAGGCTTCGACCAGAACTCGAGTGAGTTTCCAAGTGGCAATGGCTAGACTTGGAGGACAAACAGTTGATTTAAACCCAAAGGTTACTCAGCTTGGCCGAGGTGAGCCTTTAGAGGATACGGCCAGAGTTTTAAGTCGCTTTTGCGATGCTTTGGCTATCAGAACTTATAGCCAGGAGGAATTGGAAGACTATTCAAAGTGGTCTTCTATTCCTGTAATTAATGCACTCACAGATTTAGAACATCCTTGCCAAGCTCTTGCAGATTTTTTTACGATGCACGAAGCCTTTGGCAGTCTTGAGGGACAGACTCTCGCTTATGTAGGTGATGGTAATAATGTTGCACATTCATTGATGCTTTGTGGAGCTCTTTTAGGGGTAAATGTGCGTATCGGTTGTCCAAAAGGTTTTGAGCCTCTTCCCAATATTGTTGAAAAAGCAAAGGAAATTGCGTTGGATGGAACTCAGATTCTGTTAACCAATGATCCATTGGAGTCGGTTAGCGGAGCAAATGCTGTTTATACAGATGTATGGGCTTCAATGGGCAAGGAAGAAGAGCAGGGAATAAGGGAAAAAGCATTCGAAGATTTTTGCCTCAATATGAAGCTACTTTCAGCGGCTCGCCCTGATGCAATAGTGCTTCATTGTTTACCGGCTCATCGCGGAGAGGAAATTACTGCTGAGATTATAGAAAGTGACTTTAGTAGGGTTTTTGATCAAGCAGAAAATCGCCTCCATGTTCAACAAGCCCTTTTAGCAGCTTTGTTAGGCGGCCTTTAAACTTGCAATAAGTCTTGCAAGTAGGTACAAATGTATTGTTAGCAAGAATCAGGCTCGTGGAGACGTCAACTCATAGCGTTCTTACATCTGCACAGCAAGAGCTGTATGACTGGTTAGCGGATTACATAGTTACTCATCACCACAGCCCTTCTATTAGGCAAATGATGCAAGCAATGGGGCTAAGGTCTCCTGCTCCTATTCAAAGCAGGCTTAGGCACTTGCAAGAAAAAGGTTGGATTACTTGGCAAGAAGGTCAAGCTAGGACGTTGCAACTTTTAGGCGGTTTGGTCTCAGGCATACCTGTACTTGGAGCAGTTGCAGCAGGTGGATTGATCGAGACTTTTGATGATGTTCAGGAAAGGCTGGACTTCAATTCCT comes from Prochlorococcus sp. MIT 1307 and encodes:
- the ftsH gene encoding ATP-dependent zinc metalloprotease FtsH; translation: MAIRQDDNQPNRRFGIINFVLIGFGLLLLISSILPNPSLQVPRVPYSLFIDQVTDGEVKRAYITQDQIRYELSSPEEGAPSVLATTPIFDMDLPQRLENKGVEFAAAPPKKPNIFTTILSWVVPPLIFILVLQFFARRSMGGGGAQGALSFTKSKAKVYVPDEESRVTFDDVAGVDEAKDELTEIVDFLKTPERYTEIGARIPKGVLLVGPPGTGKTLLSKAVAGEASVPFFIISGSEFVELFVGAGAARVRDLFEQAKKKAPCIIFIDELDAIGKSRSGSMGVVGGNDEREQTLNQLLTEMDGFASTDKPVIVLAATNQPEVLDAALLRPGRFDRQVLVDRPDLSGRKTILEIYVKKVKLASGVDLDLIAQATSGFAGADLANMVNEAALLAARAKRNQVEQKDLNEAIERVVAGLEKKSRVLQEDEKKVVAYHEVGHAIVGHLMPGGSKVAKISIVPRGMSALGYTLQLPTEERFLNSKEDLQGQIATLLGGRSAEEIVFGKITTGASNDLQRATDLAEQMVGTYGMSEILGPLAYDKQGGGSFLGGNNNPRRAVSDATAQAIDKEVRSLVDLAHENALKILRHNLPLLENISQEILQKEVIEGDQLKEMLAQSTMPKEIISALNT
- the argF gene encoding ornithine carbamoyltransferase, with the translated sequence MAEISHGVAAVLSSLKGGDFLSSSDFKSEQIVALLDLAAQLKKGDRRIDLGNRVLGLIFTKASTRTRVSFQVAMARLGGQTVDLNPKVTQLGRGEPLEDTARVLSRFCDALAIRTYSQEELEDYSKWSSIPVINALTDLEHPCQALADFFTMHEAFGSLEGQTLAYVGDGNNVAHSLMLCGALLGVNVRIGCPKGFEPLPNIVEKAKEIALDGTQILLTNDPLESVSGANAVYTDVWASMGKEEEQGIREKAFEDFCLNMKLLSAARPDAIVLHCLPAHRGEEITAEIIESDFSRVFDQAENRLHVQQALLAALLGGL
- the lexA gene encoding transcriptional repressor LexA, with product METSTHSVLTSAQQELYDWLADYIVTHHHSPSIRQMMQAMGLRSPAPIQSRLRHLQEKGWITWQEGQARTLQLLGGLVSGIPVLGAVAAGGLIETFDDVQERLDFNSFFERRDLFALTVNGDSMVDAHIADGDVVLMEPVLEPLRLKNGTVVSAMVPGSGTTLKYFHRNGALIRLEAANALYEPIELEAEQVQIQGKLLAVWRQA